The Bdellovibrio bacteriovorus genomic interval CCTCTTTCGCCAAAGCCGCCGCCAACCAATGACCGCGCCCAAAGGCCGAAACCAAGATGACTGGACTTCCCAACTCCATTGAAACAAAACTCCTCAAAATAGTATGTAAACTGTCTTAATGATTAGAAAATCAGGCGTTCGCAAAGTCAAAGGTGCGCACCGCATCCAAAACACTGAAAGGGTCTTTTTCTTGAGATTTTAAAAAGCCCCTCTTAGACTCGGAGCTCATCGGGGGTTCCTATGCGATTACTAATTCTTCTTAGCCTCACTTTATTTTCACTGCTCACTCAGGCTTACGACGCCCCTAAAAACTTCTTCGAGCTTTCAGCCACTAGTATTTCAGGCAAAAAAGTGAATTTTTCCACTTATCGAGGCAAAGTCGTGCTGGTTGTGAACACAGCATCGCAATGCGGATTCACTCCTCAGCTTAAAGAGCTTGAAGATATGTACAAAAAATACGCAGATCGTGGCTTCGTCGTCTTAGCCTTCCCTTCGAATGACTTTAAACAGGAAAAAGGCGAAAACACCGAAGTTCAGAAGTTTGCAGAGAAAGAATACGGCGTTACATTCCCACTTTTTGATAAAGCGCCCGTCAGTGGAAAAGACAAACAACCCGTCTATCAATTCCTCACCGAGAAAAAGCCCGGCGTTCTTTTCAAAGATGTGGGTTGGAATTTTGAAAAATTCCTCATCAATCGTCGTGGTGAGGTGATCGAGCGCTGGAGTTCTGTCACGAAACCTTCCTCTGACAGCATCACAAATGCCGTCGAAAAAGCTTTGGCTGAGCCTCTATAACTTCGACAAAATCTTTGAATGTTTCAGAGTGAGACAAAGAGCGAAGACTGGACTTCGTTTTGATACTTTTTTTTGAAGTTTTGCCCTCTTTTATTCGATAATAATCAGAGGGGGACCTTGTGAAAACCGCATCCACTTTTCAGTTTATACTTCTGGCTTTCCTGCTGAGCACATTGGCAGTTCCAAACATCGCGCAAGCTCAGTCGGATCACAAATCCTATCTTCTTTCGCAAGTAGATCCAGATGAGGCTTATGACCCCTTCACTGACTACAGTGAGTTCGATGAAGAATCTGATGAAGAAGCCGACATCAACTTTTTCCGTAACGGACGTTTCTTTACGATTGGTCTTGCCGGCGGCTATCGTGGTTTCACAGGGAACTTTGCGGACGCTTACGAAGCGGCTCCTACTTTCGGTATCTTCTTAAGCTATTTCTTTGATCTTCGTTTAGCGATGACTTTGGGCTTTCAAACGGGTGACCACGCCGTCAAATTTACGGTGAACAACCAATCTAAAACTTACACCGGGAATGTCTCTATCACTTCGGTGAATGTGGACTTGAAGTATTACTTAAATACTCAAAACGTCACTCGCGGTCTTGCCGATTTAAATCCTTATATCCTGGGTGGTCTGGGTCAGTTCTATCGCACTTATACAATTTCAGGCCTTGATGGTTTCTCGCGCGATTCGACGATGGGCTTTGATGTGGGTGCGGGTTTAGAAATTCCTTTGATGCGCAAAAAAGCTTATTTGGGAATTCAAGGGACTTATCACTATGTGAACTTCAGTGACGAGAACAAGTCTTACGTGGATGGCTCTGAAAAACTGGATAAGAACCTGACCGGCGATTTTTACAACTTCCTCTTTATCTTGGGGATGAACTTCTAATCCCATTAAAACCTGGTTTAAAAAAAGCTCCGAGGTCGGAGCTTTTTTTATTTCAAGACTTATCAATTCGCAACGTGACACTCGGCGCGACTTTGATAAGCATAAAAGCATGAAAAACCTCCTCCTTTTATTTCCTTTGTTAGCCGCCTCTTTCAGTCATGCGCAGCTTCTGATCGAAGATCCGGTCAGTTTAAAATCAATGGAAGTCCAAGGGCTGAGTTTTTCGGAAGTTCTGTTTGAAAAGAAGCTCGGTAACAATAAAGATCTTTTCAATCAGACAGAATATAAAGCTTTAGTAGCCGACCTTGAGTCCGATCTTAAAGAACTTCAAGCCGTAGACGCAAATCTTGGACCTTCAATGAAATACAGTCATCGTCTTTTTGATGTGCGCTGGCTTCATTCTTCATCTGCGATGTTTGAACTTGTGGGTATCGTCAATCGTATGGACCGTGCGGTTTTTAATCCAGGCACTTGCGGAGAACTTCGCTTGATCTACCGCCTTTCTTACGAGAAAAATCAAGGTGGAGCCCTCATCAACTCTCGACTTCCTATGACTGCGAATGTCGTCTTTAAGCTTCCTTTTAAAAATTCTTGCAAAGAGATTGCCGCTCATTGGACTCAAGTTAACACCTCCACTCTTCTAGAATGGACCAAGAAGTCGCACTTGAAATCCTTAGAACTTAATTTACAATCCGTTCGCTGGCCTTCCACGGTTCGCGGCGATATGGGCGGACATGCCGAATACTTTATGCGCGTTTACCGTTTCGCGGATGGCAAATGGGCTGCCGCACCTTTAGAGAACACTCCTAATGTAGAAGCTCTCAATGCAAATTCAGCATTGAAAGAAGAACTATTAAGCTGGCTTTTAAAGCCACAACAAATTCGGGCCTTAGATGAGGGTACTATAAATATTCCCGAAAAATTTTTAGCCCGCAAAGTGAGTTCTTTCGCTCTTCACGGTATGAACCGTCTTGCCAATCGCCCCTTTGATTCGGTTTTTAAGAAAGAAGATTTTCAGACAATAGATTACACGAAACTCAAAAATATCTATGGCGCCTCGTCCTTTCGCCGACGCCTGAATGACATGAGTTGTGCCGGCTGTCACTAGGGTCGTACTATTGCAGGTTTTCACTTTTTAGGAAAAGACCACGCAAAAACTGTTTTCGCCAACTCTATTTTCTCTTCGCAGTCTCCGCATATGATGGATGAGATTCCTCGCAGAAGAAAATACTGGGCTGCGATCTTAGAGGGAAAAACAGCCGATGCTTCCCGTCCCTTCTCGGAAAGAGATCCACAAAAGCCCGGCACCTTAAATGCCCATTGCGGACTTTCTTCCGAATACAAAGCTTGGACTTGTGCTGCAGGTTTAAAGTGCACGCCGGTGGTAAATCCAGAAAAAAATATTGAAATCGGAGAATGCCTTCCCGAAACTCCGATGGCAGGAAACCCTTGCGAACCGGGACTGATTTCTCAAACAAGCAATGCTCACAAAGACAGCTTAAAGCCGCTGGCGAAAACTTCGTGTGGTCCTGGCATGTTTTGCGAAACCACTCGCGTGGGTTTTCCCGCAGGGATGTGTTCTGGTGGCTGCGGGGACCTTAAGCCTGGAGAAACTTGCGGAGCGATCGCGGTGCTCGTGGGATTTAATAATTGTCTTGCGAAATCTCGTCCGTTTTCACAGTGCTTAGCGGAAAACACTCGGCCGGGAGCTTTGCAGGCTTGCGACGATCAAACAGCCTGTCGCGCAGATTATATTTGTATGAAAACTGCCAGTGGAAAAGGCGCTTGCATTCCACCTTACTTCCTTTTCCAACTGCGTGTCGACGGTCACCCGTCTCCGATTTAGTTATTTAAAAAAGACGCCAATCACCTGCATAAAAAGACCTAGAACGATCACGGCAGGTGCGGCCCAGCGCAAAGTGAAGCGCCAATGCGGATACATCGTGTAAGAGACGAATTTTTCTTTATCGATAAAACTCAGCTCTTTTTCTTTCTCTGAAGTTCCGATGTTGTAGGCAATCAAAATGCTTAAAGCCACTAAAGGCAAAGCCCAGTTGATTAAAAGAGAATCCAAGGATTCAATCACAGAACGACCGGCAACTCGAACTTCTTTAAAGATTGAACTTGAAAGCGCCGGCAGAATTGTCAGCACCAAAGCAACCAGTCCTGAATACCACGTCGCGCGCCCGCGCTCCATGGTCTTTTGGGCATCCACCCAGTTCGACACCACGACTTCCAGTAATCCAATGCTCGCGTTTAAAGCCGCCATATAAAGACAGGCAAAGAACGCAAGACCAAACAAAGTTCCGCCGCGAATCCCCAAAAGATAGCGCGGCAAAACCTCAAACATCAAAGCCGGGTCGGTCAAAGGCACATTGGTCGCCTGAAAAGCCACGGGGAAAATCATCACCACCGCAATGAGCGAAATAGCCGTGTCCACCAAAGTCACACGAAAACCTGCGGTCGGTGCATGATCCTCTTCACGCATATAAGAACCAAATGTCACCATGGTTCCAAAACCCACCGACAAAGTGAAAAACACATGGCCCAAAGCATGATTCAAAGAGGACCAAGTGAGTTTTGAAAAATCAGGATAAAATAAGAAACGCAAAACTTCCGGTGTCGAAGGCAATGAAAACGAACGCATCACCAGTACGAAAACCAGGATCGCAAAAAGGGGCATCGTGTAGCTAATGAATTTTTCAAGACCCTCTTGAACACCCTTCACGACGACGACAACCGTAATCAACAAATGCGCACTGGCCAGCATCAACTGCAGCCAGCCATTTCCCATCAAGGCAGCAAGATTTGTTTTCGCCGTGACCATTTCTGGAGGACTAAAAAGAGAGATCAAGAACTGGGTCATAAAGTGCAAAACCCAACCACTGATCACCGCATAATAAGAAAGAACAACAATGCTTAAGATAACCGCCAGGCGCCCGGCCCAACGAAAACCTTTACCGGCTTTTTGACTGAGTTGCTGAGTGGCGACGATCACGGAACGACGGCTGTTTTTACCCATCATCAATTCCGCAATCAGCATCGGCGCACCAATAGCTAATGATAAAAACACGTACATAAGAATGAAGGCCCCGCCTCCATTCTCACCGACTACGTAAGGAAAGCGCCAAAGATTCCCGAGGCCACAGGCAGAACCAATGGCCAAAAGGTAAAATCCAAAGCGCGTTCTCCACGAGCCGCGTTTCATCATTACTCACCACCACGACGAGACTTCATACAGAAGATACGAATCGGCATCCCGTGAAGATCCCAGCGCTCTTTGATATTTTTAATCAAGAAGCGGCGATACGAGTTAGTCACGCCATCCGGATGATTCGCAAAAGCGATAAATGCCGGTGGACGTTGGTATGTCTGAGTCAGGTAATAGAACTTCACATTCGTTGTTCCCCAAACAGGAGCTGGAGCTTTACGAATCGTTTCAAAGAAGAAGTCATTCAATTCTGATGTCGGAACACGGAAGTTCATTTGATCAGAAACCTTTTCGATCATATCAAAAAGATCACCCAGACCTTGTTCCGTCTTCGCACTTGTGAATACGACGTGCACATCTTTAAAGAAGTGGAACGTGCGTTCTACTTGTTCACGGAACGTCTTGCGGTATTCAGGAACTTCTTTACCACCAAGATCGGATTTGTTGGCAACTAAGATCACGCCCTTATGGTCTTCCAAAATCGCCTGCATGATGCGCGCATCTTGATCCGTAGGGCCGATAGTTCCATCCACCATCAACAAGACGATGTCAGCGCGGCGAATGGCTTCTTGAGATTTAAAGGCCGAGATGATCTCTAGATCTTCTTCACGTCGTGCCGACTTACGAAGACCTGCCGTATCCACCAAGGTGTATTTCTTGCCATTGTAAATAAACGGAGAGTCGACAGAGTCAATCGTCGTTCCCGCGATATCCGAAACGATCATACGTTTAGCACCTAAGATCGCATTGCAGATGGAACTTTTACCGACGTTGGGTTTACCGACGATGGCGATATTCATTCCCTCTTTCACGGTTCCTGGATTATCCGGGATCTGCTTTGTCACCCACTCAAGAATGTCAGAAAGACCGCGACGCTGTTCGAAAGAAGCAGAAATGATATCGACGCCGAATTCATAGAAATCCGCTTTCGCCATTTCTTCATCACTGACTTTATCAACTTTATTGATCACCAAAAGGAAGGGTTTCCCTGTTTGTTTGGCAACACGGATAATATCACGATCTTCAGGCACAAGACCCGCACGACCGTCCATAACAGCCACGATCAAATCCACAGAGTGCAAAAACTCGGTCACTTGTTCACGGATCAGTTTAGAAAAGATATCACCGGCTTCGGTGATACCACCGGTATCGATCAAATCAAATTGCTTACCCCAGATATCTACAGGTTCAATGATAATATCACGAGTTACGCCGGCCTGGTTTTTCACCACGGCTTTGCGAGTCTCGGTGACGATATTAAACAATGTTGATTTTCCTACGTTCGGGCGGCCAATAATGGCCACCTTGGGCGCAAACTCAGTTCTCAGATTTTGTTGCATAGCCCAACTCCTTCATCATTCTTTTGTTCTCAAACCACTCAGGCTTCGCGATGACTTGAAGGTCGAGGAATACTTTTTCACCCATCAGTTTTTCAATTTCTTTGCGAGAATCCATTCCGATTTGCTTAATCACTTTGGCTTCTTTACCAATCACGATGGCTTTGTGACTGTCTTTAGAAACGATGATTTCAGCATAAATCTTAGGAACTGGCGCCGCGGCTTCATCAAATTTTATGATACGTACAGCCAGTGAGTACGGAATTTCTTGATGTAAAGATTCAAAACATTTTTCACGGATGATTTCAGAAGCCATTTCACGCACATTTTCATTCGTGAAAAGTTCGACGTCATAAAGAGGCGCCGGCGTTTCTGGAAGAAGTTCCAAGAACTCAATCAGCATTGCTTCACGCTCTTCTTGATCGTCTTTAGAATCTTTTACGGAAACCGACATGGCTTTACCGCCGCGGTCTTCGATCATCTTTTTAAGAATCAAAACACGATGTGCTTTTTCTTCGA includes:
- a CDS encoding glutathione peroxidase: MRLLILLSLTLFSLLTQAYDAPKNFFELSATSISGKKVNFSTYRGKVVLVVNTASQCGFTPQLKELEDMYKKYADRGFVVLAFPSNDFKQEKGENTEVQKFAEKEYGVTFPLFDKAPVSGKDKQPVYQFLTEKKPGVLFKDVGWNFEKFLINRRGEVIERWSSVTKPSSDSITNAVEKALAEPL
- a CDS encoding outer membrane beta-barrel protein, whose product is MKTASTFQFILLAFLLSTLAVPNIAQAQSDHKSYLLSQVDPDEAYDPFTDYSEFDEESDEEADINFFRNGRFFTIGLAGGYRGFTGNFADAYEAAPTFGIFLSYFFDLRLAMTLGFQTGDHAVKFTVNNQSKTYTGNVSITSVNVDLKYYLNTQNVTRGLADLNPYILGGLGQFYRTYTISGLDGFSRDSTMGFDVGAGLEIPLMRKKAYLGIQGTYHYVNFSDENKSYVDGSEKLDKNLTGDFYNFLFILGMNF
- a CDS encoding sodium-dependent transporter, yielding MMKRGSWRTRFGFYLLAIGSACGLGNLWRFPYVVGENGGGAFILMYVFLSLAIGAPMLIAELMMGKNSRRSVIVATQQLSQKAGKGFRWAGRLAVILSIVVLSYYAVISGWVLHFMTQFLISLFSPPEMVTAKTNLAALMGNGWLQLMLASAHLLITVVVVVKGVQEGLEKFISYTMPLFAILVFVLVMRSFSLPSTPEVLRFLFYPDFSKLTWSSLNHALGHVFFTLSVGFGTMVTFGSYMREEDHAPTAGFRVTLVDTAISLIAVVMIFPVAFQATNVPLTDPALMFEVLPRYLLGIRGGTLFGLAFFACLYMAALNASIGLLEVVVSNWVDAQKTMERGRATWYSGLVALVLTILPALSSSIFKEVRVAGRSVIESLDSLLINWALPLVALSILIAYNIGTSEKEKELSFIDKEKFVSYTMYPHWRFTLRWAAPAVIVLGLFMQVIGVFFK
- the der gene encoding ribosome biogenesis GTPase Der — its product is MQQNLRTEFAPKVAIIGRPNVGKSTLFNIVTETRKAVVKNQAGVTRDIIIEPVDIWGKQFDLIDTGGITEAGDIFSKLIREQVTEFLHSVDLIVAVMDGRAGLVPEDRDIIRVAKQTGKPFLLVINKVDKVSDEEMAKADFYEFGVDIISASFEQRRGLSDILEWVTKQIPDNPGTVKEGMNIAIVGKPNVGKSSICNAILGAKRMIVSDIAGTTIDSVDSPFIYNGKKYTLVDTAGLRKSARREEDLEIISAFKSQEAIRRADIVLLMVDGTIGPTDQDARIMQAILEDHKGVILVANKSDLGGKEVPEYRKTFREQVERTFHFFKDVHVVFTSAKTEQGLGDLFDMIEKVSDQMNFRVPTSELNDFFFETIRKAPAPVWGTTNVKFYYLTQTYQRPPAFIAFANHPDGVTNSYRRFLIKNIKERWDLHGMPIRIFCMKSRRGGE
- the era gene encoding GTPase Era, which translates into the protein MGYKAGFLGLIGQPNAGKSTLMNYLVDEKVSIVSAKPQTTRRRILGIWSTDKGQIVFVDAPGIIKADKGLNNFLAKEAEEVIADSDALLAIVSVDEGKPEDAEKILDLVSKSGKPWIGIVTKADIEEKAHRVLILKKMIEDRGGKAMSVSVKDSKDDQEEREAMLIEFLELLPETPAPLYDVELFTNENVREMASEIIREKCFESLHQEIPYSLAVRIIKFDEAAAPVPKIYAEIIVSKDSHKAIVIGKEAKVIKQIGMDSRKEIEKLMGEKVFLDLQVIAKPEWFENKRMMKELGYATKSEN